The Desulfobotulus mexicanus genome has a segment encoding these proteins:
- a CDS encoding NADPH-dependent FMN reductase: MEKIQVLGICGSLRKSSANMGLLRYAQEAAPEGLDIQIADISGLPFYNTDMEEKPKSVQDFFKALEKADALLLACPEYNYSMAPALKNALDWASREPDNALLSGKTAAIMGAGGGMGTARAQYHLRQVCVFLNLHVLNTPEIFCNAFAGGFEDNGNLKDEKIQKQIGKLLTALKDWTLKLR, from the coding sequence ATGGAGAAAATTCAGGTTCTGGGTATCTGTGGCAGTCTGCGGAAGAGTTCTGCCAATATGGGGCTTCTGCGTTATGCACAGGAGGCGGCTCCCGAAGGTCTTGATATTCAGATTGCAGATATTTCAGGACTTCCTTTTTACAATACGGATATGGAAGAAAAACCCAAAAGTGTGCAGGATTTCTTTAAGGCCCTTGAAAAAGCAGATGCACTTCTTCTGGCCTGCCCGGAGTACAATTATTCCATGGCACCGGCCCTTAAAAATGCCCTGGACTGGGCTTCCCGTGAACCGGATAATGCCCTTCTTTCCGGAAAAACAGCGGCGATTATGGGAGCCGGTGGCGGAATGGGAACGGCACGGGCACAGTATCACCTCCGTCAGGTCTGTGTGTTTTTGAATCTGCACGTATTGAATACACCGGAAATTTTCTGCAATGCCTTTGCAGGCGGATTTGAGGACAATGGTAATCTTAAGGACGAAAAAATCCAAAAACAGATAGGAAAACTCCTTACCGCTCTGAAGGACTGGACCCTGAAACTGCGATGA
- a CDS encoding chemotaxis protein CheA: MNENGITRHPDKLPYHLDMDLYADFLSMQPPVLASMEEYILRAGHETAALTELRRTFHTLKGEAGFFRLEAVENLCHLAEDTLDADIFSEDMTSVFLDIQSWLKNAFDWYSGKKTAAPEDPKHLHARLGMEKSLPELKGKKEEPVSTGTHRQVRENVLVEAERLDRLMDTIGELVIVETMVRQAPELVHIGGGSLNNHLAQLTKLTRELQTLGLNLRMVPIRPLFMKMQRMVQELGKTLGKPVLFQSAGDETELDRSLVEHLRDPLLHLVRNAMGHGIEEPETRKAKNKPEQGLLRIEARHGGGDIHIIIEDDGQGLNADAIAKKAREKGLLNADTPLTPEILEKIIFHPGFTTAASLTEISGRGVGLDVVRDQILSLSGNIHVDSTRDAGTRFHLRIPMTVAIIDGIVCRCGKRRYVIPTLSVLGSLEVRPKDICNLPTGMTMATFQDNLIPASPLEALLQRSDTLGQNTCLMMVLEFENQRTGILVDEILGKQQIVVKPLGESFKEIQGIAGAAIMPDGEVGLILDPQGLIRASLSQVKGQAFNKALDRKELSR; the protein is encoded by the coding sequence ATGAATGAAAACGGGATCACCCGCCATCCGGATAAACTGCCCTACCATCTGGATATGGATCTTTATGCAGATTTCCTTTCCATGCAGCCCCCGGTTCTTGCTTCCATGGAAGAATACATTCTCCGTGCTGGTCATGAGACCGCAGCATTAACAGAGCTGCGTCGCACCTTTCATACCCTGAAGGGAGAGGCTGGATTTTTCAGGCTTGAAGCCGTTGAGAATCTTTGCCATCTGGCAGAAGACACTCTGGATGCCGATATCTTTTCTGAAGATATGACTTCGGTTTTTCTGGATATTCAAAGCTGGCTTAAAAATGCCTTTGACTGGTATTCCGGGAAAAAAACAGCGGCTCCTGAAGATCCTAAGCATCTCCATGCAAGGCTTGGCATGGAAAAATCCCTTCCCGAACTCAAGGGAAAAAAAGAGGAGCCTGTTTCCACCGGAACCCACAGGCAGGTACGGGAAAATGTACTGGTGGAGGCGGAACGCCTGGATCGTCTCATGGATACCATTGGCGAGCTGGTCATTGTGGAAACCATGGTAAGGCAGGCTCCGGAACTGGTCCATATCGGCGGAGGTTCCCTGAACAACCACCTTGCCCAGTTGACCAAACTCACAAGGGAGTTGCAGACTCTGGGTCTGAATCTGCGTATGGTGCCAATCCGTCCTCTTTTCATGAAGATGCAGCGCATGGTTCAGGAGCTGGGCAAAACCCTTGGGAAACCCGTTCTCTTCCAGTCTGCCGGGGATGAAACAGAGCTGGACAGGTCTCTGGTGGAACATCTAAGGGATCCCCTGCTCCATCTTGTCCGTAACGCCATGGGGCATGGTATTGAAGAACCGGAGACCCGGAAAGCCAAAAACAAGCCGGAACAGGGTCTGCTGCGCATTGAAGCACGACATGGCGGGGGTGATATCCATATTATTATCGAAGATGATGGTCAGGGGCTCAATGCCGATGCCATAGCAAAAAAGGCAAGGGAAAAGGGGCTGCTTAATGCAGATACTCCCCTTACACCTGAAATTCTTGAAAAAATTATTTTTCACCCCGGATTTACAACGGCTGCAAGCCTTACGGAAATATCCGGCCGTGGTGTGGGCCTTGATGTGGTTAGGGATCAGATACTTTCCCTTTCGGGAAACATCCACGTTGACAGCACAAGGGATGCAGGAACCCGTTTTCACTTGCGTATTCCCATGACCGTAGCAATTATTGACGGTATTGTCTGTCGTTGCGGAAAACGCCGCTATGTGATTCCCACCCTCAGTGTGCTGGGAAGCCTTGAAGTCAGGCCCAAAGACATCTGCAATCTGCCAACTGGAATGACCATGGCTACTTTTCAGGATAATCTGATTCCTGCATCACCATTGGAAGCTCTGTTACAAAGGTCTGATACCCTAGGTCAAAACACCTGCCTGATGATGGTTCTTGAATTTGAAAACCAACGTACAGGTATTCTTGTGGATGAAATTCTTGGTAAACAACAGATAGTGGTTAAACCCCTTGGAGAGAGTTTTAAGGAAATTCAGGGTATTGCAGGAGCAGCCATTATGCCCGACGGGGAAGTTGGGCTGATACTTGATCCTCAGGGGCTTATTCGTGCAAGCCTGTCTCAGGTGAAGGGGCAGGCCTTTAACAAAGCGCTGGACAGAAAGGAGCTGTCAAGGTAA
- a CDS encoding energy-coupling factor ABC transporter permease, translating into MHIPDAMISGPVCSVTSILAAGLIGVAAYKAIRTEAKTGPVDFAAVTALIFVFQMLNFPISGATSGHLMGGVLAAGLLGVPAGILSISLVLLIQAVFFGDGGLTVLGMNILLMGGMGAGFGGLLRHVLMGSRRSSLAIHLSTAFAAWISVMAAALLCSIFIAAGSDASLSGIIGPMLSVHAIIAFGEVVLTLVLMSSARYFPRLILPMSGALFITPFASGYPDGLEFVAEKFELPEGILLFNAPMPDYSFPMLPESLSVIAAGLAGILICQILARGGIILFKRIPGPAGKGE; encoded by the coding sequence ATGCATATTCCAGACGCCATGATTTCGGGGCCTGTGTGTTCGGTAACATCCATTCTTGCCGCAGGGCTTATCGGAGTTGCCGCTTATAAAGCCATACGAACAGAAGCAAAAACTGGTCCTGTGGATTTTGCAGCAGTCACTGCCCTGATTTTTGTTTTTCAGATGCTTAATTTCCCGATAAGTGGGGCTACATCCGGACATCTCATGGGTGGTGTTCTGGCCGCTGGGCTTCTGGGAGTTCCGGCTGGCATACTTTCCATATCCCTGGTTCTTTTAATACAGGCAGTGTTTTTTGGTGACGGTGGTTTGACCGTTTTAGGTATGAACATCCTTTTAATGGGGGGAATGGGAGCAGGTTTCGGCGGCCTTTTGCGCCATGTCCTCATGGGAAGCAGAAGGAGTTCCCTTGCGATCCATCTGTCTACGGCCTTTGCTGCATGGATATCCGTGATGGCTGCAGCCCTGCTCTGTTCCATTTTTATTGCAGCAGGAAGTGATGCCAGTCTTTCGGGTATCATCGGCCCCATGCTCTCCGTCCATGCCATCATTGCCTTTGGCGAGGTTGTTCTCACCCTTGTTTTGATGAGCTCAGCAAGGTATTTCCCCCGCCTGATTCTTCCCATGTCTGGAGCCCTATTTATTACGCCCTTTGCTTCAGGATATCCCGACGGCCTTGAGTTTGTGGCAGAAAAATTCGAACTTCCAGAAGGTATACTGCTTTTTAACGCACCCATGCCCGACTACAGCTTTCCTATGCTTCCTGAAAGCCTCTCAGTTATTGCAGCTGGCCTTGCCGGTATTCTGATCTGCCAGATTCTTGCCAGAGGCGGCATTATACTTTTCAAACGAATTCCAGGACCTGCAGGCAAAGGAGAATAA
- the hypB gene encoding hydrogenase nickel incorporation protein HypB, protein MDQVRIIDVKEDILADNGAMADELRSRLKKQGLFLVNLMASPGAGKTSFLLKTAALLSEKFEMGVLEADIESSVDGEKMAAAGLPVIQLRTGGFCHLDASMVISGLDEMNLEKLNIIFIENVGNLVCPAEFDTGAHLNMMIASLPEGDDKPLKYPLMFSVCDIIIVNKTDMQTLCDFNLERFTDHVRRVNSRAAIIPVSCTTGEGFQDWIAALDNKINGFQK, encoded by the coding sequence ATGGATCAGGTACGTATCATTGATGTAAAAGAGGATATTCTGGCAGACAATGGGGCCATGGCCGATGAACTTCGCTCCCGTTTAAAAAAACAGGGCCTTTTTCTTGTCAACCTGATGGCTTCACCGGGAGCAGGAAAAACCAGTTTTCTCCTTAAAACGGCGGCCCTGCTTTCTGAAAAGTTTGAAATGGGCGTTCTTGAGGCTGACATAGAATCGAGTGTGGACGGAGAAAAAATGGCTGCTGCAGGTCTCCCTGTGATACAGCTCCGTACTGGTGGTTTCTGTCATCTGGATGCTTCCATGGTGATATCCGGTCTGGATGAAATGAATCTTGAAAAGCTGAATATTATTTTTATTGAAAATGTTGGCAACCTTGTCTGCCCTGCAGAATTTGACACAGGCGCACACCTGAACATGATGATTGCCAGTCTTCCGGAAGGAGATGACAAGCCCCTTAAGTATCCGCTGATGTTTTCCGTCTGTGATATTATCATTGTAAATAAAACGGATATGCAGACTTTGTGTGATTTCAATCTGGAGCGTTTTACAGATCATGTCCGTCGGGTTAATTCCCGTGCTGCCATCATCCCTGTGTCCTGCACAACCGGAGAAGGTTTTCAGGACTGGATTGCTGCTCTGGATAATAAAATAAATGGCTTCCAGAAATAA
- a CDS encoding response regulator transcription factor, translated as MTNKILVIEDDPHLLEGIRLNLYLGGYEILCAVSGKEGIAIWEEGSVDFVILDRMLPDMDGLKVLERIRKTDNNLPVLILSAKGEVEDRKAGLRRGCDDYMAKPFDLQELELRMERLLLRGKNIKQTGSGDFFFGDHRIDWERRVAVVDGEDVPLTDQEFRILKYFAENPGKPVSREAILTRALGYAAPVATRTVDNFLVRFRRYFEKNPRKPKFFKSIRSVGYLFDPSGQTKESRQKKDEENSDT; from the coding sequence ATGACAAATAAAATTTTAGTAATAGAAGATGATCCCCACCTTCTTGAGGGTATTCGCCTGAACCTTTACCTTGGAGGTTATGAGATTCTCTGTGCGGTTTCAGGAAAAGAAGGTATTGCTATATGGGAAGAAGGTTCTGTGGATTTTGTGATCCTTGACCGAATGCTTCCGGACATGGACGGGCTTAAAGTCCTTGAGCGGATAAGAAAAACCGACAACAATCTGCCAGTTCTGATTTTATCGGCCAAAGGGGAGGTGGAAGACCGCAAAGCAGGTCTCAGGCGAGGGTGTGATGATTACATGGCCAAGCCCTTTGATCTGCAGGAACTTGAATTGCGCATGGAAAGGCTTCTTCTGCGGGGGAAAAACATAAAGCAGACAGGTTCCGGGGATTTTTTTTTCGGAGATCACCGCATCGACTGGGAACGGAGGGTTGCGGTTGTTGACGGTGAGGATGTCCCCCTGACGGATCAGGAATTCCGCATTTTAAAATATTTTGCGGAAAACCCCGGCAAACCCGTCAGCAGAGAAGCCATCCTTACCCGAGCCCTTGGATACGCAGCCCCCGTTGCCACCCGCACTGTAGATAATTTTCTTGTGCGTTTTCGTCGCTATTTTGAAAAGAACCCCAGAAAGCCAAAATTTTTTAAAAGCATACGCTCCGTAGGATATCTGTTTGATCCTTCGGGTCAAACAAAGGAAAGCAGACAGAAAAAAGATGAAGAAAACAGTGATACCTGA
- a CDS encoding RluA family pseudouridine synthase has protein sequence MLNIIFENEGLLALEKPEGIAVIPERHNERACLLHIIEEELGKRLFVVHRLDKEVSGILLFAKTAQMHRYLNLQFEQRRVQKTYMALVHGCPEEKAGSIHASIRAFGSGRMGIDPEKGKVSLTRWEVIREARDKSLIAAFPVTGRRHQIRVHLYHIGHPIVGDLRYGDKNLQKNYPRLMLHAHGLECPMPDGGILRLDSPVPDTFSF, from the coding sequence ATGTTAAATATCATATTTGAAAATGAGGGGCTTCTGGCCCTGGAAAAACCAGAGGGAATAGCGGTTATTCCTGAACGGCATAATGAGCGTGCCTGTCTTCTTCATATAATTGAAGAAGAGCTGGGAAAGCGGCTTTTTGTAGTCCACCGTCTGGATAAGGAAGTGAGCGGTATCCTTCTTTTTGCAAAGACTGCCCAAATGCATCGTTACCTGAACCTTCAATTTGAGCAGCGCAGAGTTCAAAAAACATATATGGCCCTTGTCCATGGCTGTCCGGAAGAAAAAGCGGGAAGTATACATGCTTCCATCCGGGCCTTTGGATCAGGACGGATGGGAATTGACCCTGAAAAAGGTAAAGTCAGCCTTACCCGCTGGGAAGTGATCAGGGAGGCCAGGGATAAAAGTCTTATTGCTGCCTTTCCCGTAACCGGAAGACGGCATCAGATCCGTGTGCATCTTTACCACATAGGCCATCCCATTGTGGGAGATCTTCGTTATGGTGATAAAAATCTGCAGAAAAATTATCCCCGGCTCATGCTCCATGCCCATGGACTTGAATGCCCCATGCCTGACGGAGGCATACTGCGCCTTGACTCCCCGGTACCGGATACTTTCAGCTTTTGA
- a CDS encoding polyhydroxyalkanoate synthesis regulator DNA-binding domain-containing protein, which yields MENQVLIKKYANRRLYDTEKSKYVTLAEVRLLIREGRGIHVIDVNTEEDVTAFILTQIVLEEARQKNALLPVPLLHLIIRYGDNILSEFFEKYLQQILGNYLHQKSAFDEQFRRMLDLGIDLSGMAQKTITGISPFAPFMDFFTQEKNKEKKD from the coding sequence ATGGAAAACCAAGTTCTGATTAAAAAATATGCCAACCGACGCCTGTATGATACTGAAAAAAGCAAATATGTCACCTTGGCGGAAGTTAGGCTTCTGATAAGGGAGGGTAGGGGTATCCATGTCATAGATGTGAATACAGAAGAGGATGTAACGGCTTTCATTCTTACACAGATTGTTCTGGAAGAGGCCCGCCAGAAAAATGCCCTTCTGCCGGTTCCCCTTCTTCATCTGATTATTCGCTATGGGGATAATATTCTCAGTGAATTTTTTGAAAAATACCTACAGCAGATCCTTGGAAACTACCTTCATCAGAAATCCGCCTTTGATGAGCAGTTCAGGCGTATGCTGGATCTGGGGATTGATCTTTCCGGCATGGCACAAAAAACCATAACGGGTATTTCTCCCTTTGCACCATTCATGGACTTTTTTACTCAGGAAAAAAACAAAGAAAAAAAAGATTGA
- a CDS encoding sensor histidine kinase produces MRLRRSLQNTMLVMLVSVTALVISFFLYIRWFMEVRAGLMDLAGNLNLDLDRVMAPETFSVILTLSVLVGLILVGLSVIYLYYRRAMSLYRMQRRFIRSFTHELKTPVASIRLYLDTFLRHELPRSEELKYLTFMKKDAERLSEQIERILNLARIEGGMTPLSLECTDLGAKILSVYHANPQVAKLALELHPEDKKIYYPLDPGLFSMVLGNLMENAFKYNDSEKPSMTVHMEKTKNKLILSFRDNGHGLDKKNRKRIFRRFFRINPRGPVPGTGLGLHLVHHVVRMHKGRIWAESEGPGKGSTFIINLPLRTGELCYDK; encoded by the coding sequence TTGAGACTGCGTCGAAGCCTTCAAAACACCATGCTTGTCATGCTTGTTTCCGTAACAGCTCTGGTGATTTCTTTTTTTCTTTACATCCGCTGGTTCATGGAAGTCAGGGCAGGGCTGATGGATCTGGCAGGTAACCTGAATCTTGATCTGGACCGGGTTATGGCCCCTGAAACCTTCAGTGTCATCCTGACACTTTCTGTATTGGTGGGGCTTATTCTTGTGGGCTTAAGTGTGATTTATCTCTATTACAGGCGAGCCATGTCTCTGTATCGTATGCAGCGCCGTTTTATCCGCAGCTTCACCCATGAGCTGAAAACACCCGTGGCATCTATCCGGCTTTATCTGGATACTTTTTTAAGGCATGAGCTCCCTAGGAGTGAAGAACTTAAATATCTTACATTCATGAAAAAAGATGCCGAACGTCTTTCTGAGCAGATTGAAAGAATCTTAAACCTTGCCCGAATAGAGGGGGGAATGACACCGCTCTCTTTGGAATGTACCGACCTTGGAGCAAAAATTCTATCCGTTTACCATGCAAATCCTCAGGTGGCAAAACTTGCCCTCGAGCTTCACCCTGAAGATAAAAAAATTTATTATCCGCTGGATCCGGGACTTTTTTCCATGGTTCTGGGCAATCTTATGGAAAATGCTTTTAAATATAATGATTCAGAGAAACCTTCCATGACCGTTCATATGGAAAAAACAAAAAATAAACTGATTTTAAGTTTTCGTGATAATGGCCACGGTCTGGATAAAAAAAACAGGAAACGGATTTTCAGAAGATTTTTCAGGATAAACCCCAGGGGGCCAGTGCCGGGTACAGGGCTTGGTCTGCACCTTGTCCACCATGTGGTTCGTATGCACAAAGGACGCATATGGGCTGAAAGCGAGGGGCCCGGAAAGGGCAGTACCTTCATTATCAACCTGCCCCTGCGGACTGGAGAGCTTTGCTATGACAAATAA
- a CDS encoding 4Fe-4S binding protein, producing the protein MEDLYRKLQQHLHQLPCGFPEGPSGTDITLLKTMYTPEEASLCLLLTPEAQTAREIALKNKSDEQGTAAMLDAMAERGLLFRLRVEGKSHYVLMPYIVGTFEFQLNRLSPDYNKAHNHYMMDAMGMEVFGSKTSQFRILPVETAIEDTQTIMPHEKIRRYIEEAELIAVSDCLCRKKAHAENRGCNHSLRVCLSLNEFARFYLESGMPTEIISKEDALKLMEDCEREGLIAHTQNAKEEVCYICNCCVCSCGIFSTVARFNLHSQIVRASWQCNINQEFCTGCGACMERCAFGALFAGEDKKTKVSKGKCMGCGLCKSSCTSGAISLVQREEAFQPDVAADPQDMYDRMQKEKNRPLRMLSMKNLKAGILSR; encoded by the coding sequence ATGGAAGACCTTTACCGAAAACTTCAGCAGCACCTGCATCAGCTTCCATGCGGATTCCCCGAAGGCCCTTCGGGTACGGATATAACCCTTCTAAAAACAATGTACACACCTGAAGAGGCTTCACTCTGTCTCCTTCTGACACCGGAAGCCCAGACGGCCCGTGAGATTGCTTTAAAAAATAAGAGCGATGAACAAGGTACTGCTGCCATGCTGGATGCCATGGCGGAAAGGGGGCTTCTTTTCAGGCTTCGGGTGGAAGGAAAAAGTCATTATGTGCTGATGCCCTATATTGTCGGTACCTTCGAGTTCCAGCTTAACCGCCTTTCTCCGGATTATAACAAGGCCCACAACCATTATATGATGGATGCCATGGGCATGGAGGTTTTCGGAAGCAAAACTTCACAGTTTCGAATACTTCCAGTGGAAACCGCCATTGAAGACACCCAGACCATCATGCCCCATGAAAAAATACGCCGCTACATTGAAGAAGCGGAGCTTATTGCCGTAAGCGATTGCCTTTGCAGAAAAAAAGCCCATGCTGAAAACAGGGGCTGTAATCATTCCTTGAGGGTATGTCTCAGTCTGAACGAGTTTGCCAGGTTTTATCTGGAATCGGGTATGCCAACGGAAATTATAAGCAAAGAAGACGCCCTGAAACTCATGGAAGACTGTGAAAGGGAGGGGCTGATTGCCCACACCCAGAATGCAAAGGAAGAGGTTTGTTATATCTGCAACTGCTGCGTCTGCTCCTGTGGTATTTTTTCCACAGTGGCTAGATTCAATCTCCACAGTCAGATTGTGCGGGCTTCATGGCAATGCAATATCAATCAGGAGTTTTGCACAGGTTGTGGTGCCTGCATGGAACGCTGTGCCTTTGGTGCCCTCTTTGCTGGTGAAGACAAAAAAACAAAGGTTAGTAAAGGAAAATGCATGGGTTGCGGCCTGTGCAAGAGCAGTTGTACATCCGGTGCCATCAGCCTTGTGCAGCGTGAGGAGGCTTTTCAGCCGGATGTGGCAGCAGATCCTCAGGATATGTATGATCGTATGCAGAAGGAAAAAAACAGACCTTTGCGTATGCTTTCCATGAAAAATCTTAAAGCCGGTATTCTTTCCCGGTAA
- the lpdA gene encoding dihydrolipoyl dehydrogenase: MSLKISVIGAGPGGYVAAIRAAQLGAEVTLVEKEALGGTCLNWGCIPSKVMVSAAATMRQIRHASLSGIHLDSPPVLDMKTLQKRQQTVIATQQKGIDALLRQNRVKVICGSARIEEKGLLSVTTPDEEKTSLKWDRLIIATGTAPASLPGIFPDGISCLSSNDFLRMESLPSSALIIGAGVVGCEFASILSGFGAKIDLVEMADRILPLPDLDVSASKLLAREFKKQKIGIHTSRKIVHLEKDEDGILVKLEKIPSGTQCLEKPESLKATCLILCVGRSPNTMHLGLDKLGLKTDDRGYLAVNDAMETACSGVFAIGDVTGPERIMLAHVASAEAEVAAANAMGQKKTMYYNAIPSAIFTEPEVAFVGLSAEKAREKGFLVKTTTVLMRSLGKAHATGLLGGEAVFVTEEKSDRILGCHIVGGHATELLAEATLAVNRKLLLKDIAETIHAHPTFSEIFSEMAFKGIGQGLHG, from the coding sequence ATGTCCCTTAAAATATCCGTTATTGGTGCAGGCCCCGGTGGTTATGTGGCTGCCATCCGTGCTGCTCAGCTGGGGGCAGAGGTTACCCTTGTGGAAAAAGAAGCTTTGGGTGGCACCTGTCTTAACTGGGGGTGCATTCCATCGAAAGTCATGGTCAGTGCAGCCGCAACCATGCGCCAGATACGCCATGCTTCATTATCCGGTATTCATCTGGACTCTCCACCTGTTTTAGATATGAAGACTTTGCAGAAAAGACAACAGACTGTGATTGCCACCCAGCAAAAAGGCATTGATGCTCTGCTCAGGCAAAACAGGGTTAAGGTAATTTGCGGATCAGCCCGCATTGAAGAAAAAGGCCTTCTTTCAGTAACAACTCCGGATGAAGAAAAAACCTCCTTAAAATGGGATCGTCTGATCATTGCCACAGGCACAGCCCCTGCAAGTCTTCCCGGTATTTTCCCCGATGGAATAAGCTGCCTTTCTTCCAACGATTTTCTGCGCATGGAATCTCTGCCATCATCGGCCCTTATCATTGGAGCGGGCGTTGTTGGATGTGAGTTTGCCTCCATCCTTTCAGGCTTTGGTGCAAAGATAGATCTTGTTGAGATGGCAGACAGGATTCTTCCCCTGCCGGATCTGGATGTTTCGGCATCGAAGCTTCTTGCAAGGGAATTTAAAAAACAGAAAATCGGCATCCATACATCCAGAAAAATCGTACATCTGGAAAAAGATGAAGATGGTATTCTTGTGAAGCTTGAAAAGATACCTTCAGGAACACAATGCCTGGAAAAACCGGAATCCCTCAAGGCCACCTGCCTTATTCTCTGTGTGGGCCGCAGCCCGAATACCATGCATCTGGGCCTTGATAAGCTGGGCCTGAAAACGGATGACCGGGGTTATCTGGCAGTTAATGATGCCATGGAAACTGCCTGTTCCGGCGTTTTTGCCATAGGTGATGTCACAGGTCCTGAAAGAATCATGCTGGCCCATGTGGCTTCAGCAGAAGCAGAGGTGGCAGCGGCAAACGCCATGGGCCAGAAGAAGACCATGTACTATAATGCCATCCCTTCGGCAATTTTTACTGAACCTGAAGTGGCCTTTGTGGGTTTGAGTGCTGAAAAGGCAAGGGAAAAGGGTTTTTTAGTTAAAACCACAACCGTATTGATGCGAAGCCTCGGAAAAGCCCATGCCACAGGTCTGCTTGGTGGCGAGGCTGTTTTTGTAACGGAAGAAAAAAGTGACAGAATACTGGGATGCCATATAGTGGGAGGACATGCTACGGAGCTTCTGGCCGAAGCCACCCTGGCCGTAAACAGAAAGCTTCTGTTAAAGGATATAGCAGAAACCATTCATGCTCATCCTACATTCAGTGAAATTTTTTCAGAAATGGCATTCAAGGGTATAGGTCAGGGGCTTCACGGATAG
- a CDS encoding DUF4389 domain-containing protein: protein MDQAKNFFMSRKDIAIRLLYTIFFFIVLEFLKTIQIFLSCVQYIWVLVTLNHLEPLRSLTDRLAVLSYRILRYISLNENKKPFPFTEFPESVDVSESVRFSEKD from the coding sequence ATGGATCAGGCTAAAAACTTTTTTATGTCCCGCAAGGACATTGCCATTCGTCTTCTTTACACCATTTTCTTTTTTATAGTTTTAGAATTTCTGAAAACCATCCAGATTTTTCTTTCCTGTGTACAATATATCTGGGTTCTGGTTACGCTCAACCATCTGGAGCCCCTGCGCAGCCTGACGGACCGTCTTGCCGTTTTGAGCTACCGCATTCTGAGGTATATCTCCCTCAATGAAAATAAAAAACCATTTCCTTTTACTGAATTTCCCGAATCCGTAGACGTTTCCGAGTCCGTTCGTTTTTCTGAAAAGGACTGA